In the genome of Streptomyces racemochromogenes, one region contains:
- a CDS encoding DUF5998 family protein gives MAKSGTTTQGLRAAIERSGYYPALVAEAVEAAVGGEPISSYLVHQETTFDSNEVRRHVTVLVLTGNRFIVSHTDEQAADAGSPSPYATTSTESVKLSSISSVVLSRVVANPESYTPGQLPREVVLTIGWGAVSRIDLEPAACGDPNCDSDHGYTGNSTADDLSLRVSEAGDGPETVRQALLFAQALSEATAATSGPAR, from the coding sequence ATGGCGAAATCCGGTACGACGACCCAGGGGCTGCGCGCGGCCATCGAGCGCAGCGGCTACTACCCGGCCCTCGTGGCCGAGGCGGTGGAGGCCGCCGTGGGCGGCGAGCCGATCTCGTCGTACCTGGTCCACCAGGAGACCACCTTCGACTCCAACGAGGTACGCCGGCACGTCACCGTGCTGGTCCTGACCGGCAACCGGTTCATCGTCAGCCACACCGACGAGCAGGCCGCCGACGCGGGGTCGCCGTCCCCGTACGCGACCACCTCCACCGAGTCGGTCAAGCTCTCCAGCATCTCCTCCGTCGTGCTCAGCCGCGTCGTGGCCAACCCGGAGTCCTACACGCCCGGCCAGCTGCCCCGCGAGGTCGTCCTGACCATCGGCTGGGGCGCGGTCTCGCGCATCGACCTGGAGCCCGCCGCCTGCGGCGACCCCAACTGCGACTCCGACCACGGCTACACCGGCAACTCCACCGCCGACGACCTCAGCCTGCGCGTCAGCGAGGCCGGCGACGGCCCCGAGACGGTCCGCCAGGCGCTGCTCTTCGCGCAGGCACTCAGCGAGGCGACGGCGGCGACCTCCGGCCCCGCCCGCTGA
- a CDS encoding GNAT family N-acetyltransferase, translating into MTTASDPSYPAHWEADVVLRDGGTARIRPITTEDAGRLVSFYEQVSDESKYYRFFAPYPRLSDRDVRRFTHHDYVDRVGLAATIGGEFIGTVRFDRIGPDGRPASAPADEAEVAFLVQDAHQGRGVASALLEHIGAVARERGIRRFAAEVLPANTRMIKVFTDVGYQQKRSFEDGSVHLTLDLEPTAESLAVQRAREQRAEARSVQRLLAPGSVAVIGASRSGAGVGATALRNLRDGGFRGHLYAVNEARAPGMEGDLLEGVRAYRALADVGAPVDLAVIAVPADRVPDAVAACGEHGVQGLVVLSAGYGESGPAGLARQRELVRQVRSYGMRLIGPNAFGVINTAPEVELNACLAPAPASARGPIGLFTQSGAIGIALLSALLRRGEGLSSFVSAGNRADVSGNDILQYWYEDEATDVALMYLETLGNPRKFTRLARRTAAVKPVVVALGGRHTPAGHVVPGTRLPEATVSELLRQAGVIRVDTVTELVDVGLLLAGQPLPAGPRVAILGNSESLGVLTYDACLTEGLRPLPPLDLTTAAGPADFRAALRAALASGDCDAVVVTAIPSVSDRRLADDLAQALREAVAEVPGKPVAVVHVELGDLVEALAAAAGDTPAASPPPPAEVPGGGAHGGTHGIEGAGRIPAYPAAERAVKAVAEAVRYARWRRDNAETGQVPEYEDIDEAGAAAHLATLLTGVEEGAAPTLDEADARGLLARYGIRVLPTLPAPGPDAAVRAARVLGYPVALKTTAPHLRHRADLGGVRLDLTSEAELRRSYEELTEALGKPAELQPVVQSMAPRGVDTVVRATVDPAAGAVLSFGLAGVPSELLGDTAHGLVPATDRDTAALIRSIRAAPLLFGWRGSDPVDTPALEELLLRLSRLLDDHPEVTGVSLEPVVVATEGLSVLSATVRVAHPPARTDLGPRTLPSY; encoded by the coding sequence ATGACCACCGCGTCGGACCCCTCCTACCCGGCCCACTGGGAAGCGGACGTCGTGCTGCGCGACGGCGGCACCGCCCGGATCCGCCCCATCACCACCGAGGACGCGGGCCGCCTGGTCAGCTTCTACGAACAGGTCTCGGACGAGTCGAAGTACTACCGCTTCTTCGCGCCCTACCCCCGCCTCTCGGACCGCGACGTCCGCCGCTTCACCCACCACGACTACGTCGACCGGGTCGGCCTCGCCGCGACCATCGGCGGCGAGTTCATCGGCACGGTCCGCTTCGACCGCATCGGCCCCGACGGCCGGCCCGCCTCCGCCCCCGCCGACGAGGCCGAGGTCGCCTTCCTCGTCCAGGACGCCCACCAGGGCCGCGGGGTCGCCTCCGCCCTCCTGGAGCACATCGGCGCGGTGGCCCGCGAACGGGGGATCCGCAGGTTCGCGGCCGAGGTGCTGCCCGCCAACACCAGGATGATCAAGGTGTTCACGGACGTCGGCTACCAGCAGAAGCGCAGCTTCGAGGACGGCTCCGTCCACCTCACCCTCGACCTCGAACCCACCGCCGAGTCCCTCGCCGTCCAGCGCGCCCGCGAACAGCGCGCCGAGGCCCGCTCCGTCCAGCGCCTCCTCGCCCCCGGCTCCGTCGCGGTGATCGGCGCCAGCCGCTCCGGTGCCGGCGTGGGCGCCACCGCCCTGCGCAACCTGCGCGACGGCGGTTTCCGCGGACACCTCTACGCCGTCAACGAGGCCCGCGCCCCCGGCATGGAGGGCGACCTCCTCGAAGGCGTACGGGCCTACCGCGCCCTCGCCGACGTCGGCGCCCCCGTCGACCTCGCCGTGATCGCCGTCCCCGCGGACCGGGTCCCCGACGCCGTGGCCGCCTGCGGCGAGCACGGAGTGCAGGGCCTGGTGGTGCTGTCCGCCGGATACGGCGAGAGCGGCCCGGCCGGACTCGCCCGCCAGCGCGAACTGGTGCGGCAGGTCCGCTCGTACGGGATGCGGCTCATCGGGCCCAACGCCTTCGGGGTGATCAACACCGCCCCGGAGGTGGAGCTGAACGCCTGCCTCGCCCCGGCCCCCGCCTCCGCGCGCGGCCCGATCGGCCTGTTCACCCAGTCCGGGGCCATCGGCATCGCCCTGCTGTCCGCCCTGCTGCGGCGCGGCGAGGGACTGTCGTCCTTCGTCTCCGCCGGGAACCGGGCCGACGTCTCGGGCAACGACATCCTCCAGTACTGGTACGAGGACGAGGCCACCGACGTCGCCCTCATGTACCTGGAAACCCTCGGCAACCCGCGCAAGTTCACCCGCCTCGCCCGCCGCACCGCCGCCGTCAAGCCCGTCGTCGTCGCCCTCGGCGGCCGCCATACCCCCGCCGGACACGTCGTCCCCGGCACCCGGCTCCCCGAGGCCACCGTCTCCGAGCTGCTCCGCCAGGCCGGCGTCATCCGCGTCGACACCGTCACCGAGCTGGTCGACGTCGGCCTGCTGCTGGCCGGGCAGCCGCTGCCGGCCGGCCCCAGGGTGGCCATCCTCGGCAACTCCGAGTCCCTCGGCGTCCTCACCTACGACGCCTGCCTGACCGAGGGACTGCGCCCACTGCCCCCGCTGGACCTGACGACCGCCGCCGGCCCGGCCGACTTCCGCGCCGCCCTCCGCGCGGCGCTCGCCTCCGGGGACTGCGACGCCGTCGTCGTCACCGCCATCCCCTCCGTGAGCGACCGCCGGCTCGCCGACGACCTCGCGCAGGCGCTGCGGGAGGCCGTCGCCGAGGTCCCGGGCAAGCCCGTCGCCGTGGTCCACGTGGAACTCGGCGACCTCGTCGAAGCCCTGGCCGCCGCGGCCGGCGACACGCCCGCCGCCTCGCCCCCGCCGCCCGCCGAGGTGCCCGGCGGCGGCGCCCACGGTGGCACCCACGGCATCGAGGGTGCCGGCCGGATCCCCGCCTACCCCGCGGCCGAGCGCGCCGTGAAGGCCGTCGCCGAGGCCGTGCGGTACGCCCGGTGGCGCCGGGACAACGCCGAGACCGGCCAGGTCCCCGAGTACGAGGACATCGACGAGGCGGGCGCCGCCGCCCACCTCGCCACCCTGCTGACGGGCGTCGAGGAGGGCGCCGCGCCGACCCTGGACGAGGCCGACGCCCGCGGGCTGCTGGCCCGCTACGGGATCCGGGTGCTGCCCACCCTCCCCGCCCCCGGCCCGGACGCCGCCGTGCGCGCGGCCCGGGTCCTGGGCTACCCGGTCGCCCTCAAGACCACCGCCCCGCACCTGCGCCACCGCGCGGACCTGGGCGGCGTACGCCTCGACCTCACGAGCGAGGCCGAGCTCAGACGTTCGTACGAGGAGCTCACCGAGGCCCTCGGCAAGCCGGCCGAGCTGCAGCCCGTGGTGCAGTCGATGGCCCCGCGCGGAGTGGACACCGTCGTCCGCGCCACCGTCGACCCCGCCGCCGGAGCCGTCCTCTCCTTCGGCCTCGCCGGCGTCCCCTCCGAGCTGCTCGGCGACACCGCCCACGGCCTTGTCCCCGCCACCGACCGGGACACCGCCGCCCTGATCCGCTCCATCCGCGCCGCCCCCCTGCTCTTCGGCTGGCGCGGCAGCGACCCCGTCGACACCCCCGCCCTGGAGGAGCTGCTGCTGCGGCTGTCCCGGCTGCTGGACGACCACCCGGAAGTGACCGGGGTCTCGCTGGAGCCGGTCGTCGTCGCCACCGAGGGCCTCTCCGTGCTCAGCGCCACCGTCCGCGTGGCACACCCGCCCGCCCGGACCGACCTCGGCCCGCGCACGCTGCCGAGCTACTGA
- a CDS encoding HPr family phosphocarrier protein, whose product MAERRVNVGWAEGLHARPASIFVRATTASGVPVTIAKAGGDPVNAASMLAVLGLGAQGGEEIVLASDAEGADAALDRLAKLVAEGLEELPETV is encoded by the coding sequence ATGGCAGAGCGCCGCGTCAACGTCGGCTGGGCCGAGGGCCTGCACGCTCGTCCCGCCTCGATCTTCGTCCGGGCGACGACCGCCTCCGGAGTTCCGGTGACCATCGCGAAGGCCGGCGGCGACCCCGTCAACGCCGCGTCGATGCTGGCGGTCCTGGGCCTGGGCGCCCAGGGCGGCGAGGAGATCGTCCTGGCTTCCGACGCCGAGGGCGCGGACGCCGCGCTCGACCGCCTCGCGAAGCTGGTCGCCGAGGGTCTCGAGGAGCTCCCCGAGACCGTCTGA
- a CDS encoding GntR family transcriptional regulator, translating to MRIPAHAVCTAIRDDIVSGFFGPGGRLTEEVLARRYGVSRVPVREALRTLESEGFVTTRRHAGACVAEPTAQEAADLLELRMLLEPLAASRAARRRTDGHLKVLRGLVRLGRERAGRGRGEDLRSLGSWFHETLAQASASPGLIALLTQTRHKIAWMYVVETPAQPVECWAEHAAIVDAVARGDAERARALTALHAQRSAGAHRPRVRNPQPAVNTAGSPH from the coding sequence TTGCGTATTCCGGCGCACGCGGTGTGCACAGCGATTCGCGACGACATCGTCTCCGGTTTCTTCGGTCCGGGCGGCCGGCTGACCGAGGAGGTGCTCGCCCGCCGCTACGGGGTCTCGCGCGTCCCGGTCCGCGAGGCGCTGCGGACCCTGGAGTCCGAGGGCTTCGTCACCACGCGGCGGCACGCGGGCGCCTGTGTGGCCGAGCCGACCGCGCAGGAGGCCGCCGACCTCCTGGAGCTGCGGATGCTGTTGGAGCCGCTCGCGGCCTCCCGGGCCGCCCGGCGGCGCACCGACGGCCACCTCAAGGTGCTGCGGGGGCTGGTCAGGCTGGGCCGGGAGCGGGCCGGCCGGGGCCGGGGGGAGGACCTGCGCTCCCTGGGGAGCTGGTTCCACGAGACGCTGGCCCAGGCCTCCGCGAGCCCGGGTCTGATCGCCCTGCTGACCCAGACCCGGCACAAGATCGCCTGGATGTACGTGGTCGAGACCCCCGCGCAGCCCGTGGAGTGCTGGGCCGAGCACGCCGCGATCGTGGACGCCGTCGCGCGCGGTGACGCGGAGCGGGCCAGGGCCCTGACCGCGCTGCACGCGCAGAGGTCGGCCGGGGCGCACCGGCCGAGGGTGAGGAATCCGCAACCTGCCGTAAACACGGCGGGCTCTCCGCATTAA
- a CDS encoding M23 family metallopeptidase, with the protein MAFGSRAAGSGKHRGSSRLSRKTAGFAGVAALATTGVVGTLAAPAFAADHSSSPSMEDTGQNAIVVADGLQDDIEVQAATQQSAAEAVAAQAQAEAEAKTRASEAKRAAEAKEKAEREAAEKAAQEEARKRLNTFVAPVDGSYVSTQYGAGGGMWSSGSHTGIDFHADEGSIVHAVGAGTVVEAGWGGAYGNNVVIRHNDGTYTQYGHLMSLSVSAGQTVTPGQQIGLSGSTGNSSGPHLHFEARTGATYGTDINPLTYLRNHGVGV; encoded by the coding sequence ATGGCGTTTGGCAGTCGTGCCGCCGGTTCTGGTAAGCACCGTGGTTCCAGCCGTCTGAGCCGCAAGACCGCCGGCTTCGCCGGCGTCGCCGCCCTCGCCACCACGGGCGTGGTCGGCACCCTGGCCGCTCCGGCCTTCGCGGCGGACCACAGCAGCTCCCCGTCCATGGAGGACACCGGTCAGAACGCGATCGTCGTCGCCGACGGTCTGCAGGACGACATCGAGGTCCAGGCCGCCACCCAGCAGAGCGCCGCCGAGGCCGTCGCCGCGCAGGCGCAGGCCGAGGCCGAGGCGAAGACGCGGGCCTCCGAGGCCAAGCGCGCCGCCGAGGCCAAGGAGAAGGCCGAGCGCGAGGCCGCCGAGAAGGCCGCCCAGGAAGAGGCCCGCAAGCGCCTCAACACCTTCGTCGCCCCGGTGGACGGCTCCTACGTCAGCACCCAGTACGGCGCGGGCGGCGGCATGTGGTCCTCCGGCAGCCACACGGGCATCGACTTCCACGCCGACGAGGGCAGCATCGTCCACGCCGTGGGCGCGGGCACCGTCGTCGAGGCCGGCTGGGGCGGCGCGTACGGCAACAACGTCGTCATCCGCCACAACGACGGCACCTACACCCAGTACGGGCACCTGATGTCGCTGAGCGTCTCCGCCGGCCAGACGGTCACCCCGGGCCAGCAGATCGGCCTGTCGGGCTCCACGGGCAACTCCAGCGGCCCGCACCTGCACTTCGAGGCCCGCACCGGCGCCACGTACGGCACGGACATCAACCCGCTGACGTACCTGCGCAACCACGGCGTCGGCGTCTGA
- a CDS encoding M16 family metallopeptidase produces the protein MTFHPRPQAGEAKPWAFPAPERSTLSNGLTLLRCHRPGQQVVAVEVNLAAPLDAEPEGLDGVATIMARALSEGTDKHSAEEFAAELERCGATLDAHADHPGLRVSLEVPASRLPKALALLAEALSAPAFADSEVDRLVRNRLDEIPHELANPQRRAAKELSKELFPAALRMSRPRQGTEDTVARIDSGAVRAFYEAHVRPSTATAVVVGDLTGIDLDALLADTLGAWTGDTAPARPVQPVTADDTGRVVIVDRPGAVQTQLLIGRIGPDRHDIVWAPQVLGTYCLGGTLTSRLDKVLREEKGYTYGVRAFGQVLRSTADGKGASMLAISGSVDTPNTGPALEDLWKVLRTLAEGGLTDAERDVAVQNLVGVAPLKFETAASVAGTLADQVEQELPDDYQARLYARLAETGTAEATSAVVNAFPVDRLVTILVGDAAQIEEPVLALGIGEVTVVSN, from the coding sequence ATGACCTTCCACCCGCGGCCGCAGGCCGGCGAGGCGAAGCCGTGGGCCTTCCCGGCCCCGGAGCGCTCCACGCTGTCCAACGGCCTGACCCTGCTGCGCTGCCACCGCCCCGGCCAGCAGGTGGTGGCGGTCGAGGTCAACCTCGCGGCCCCGCTGGACGCCGAGCCCGAGGGCCTCGACGGGGTGGCCACCATCATGGCCCGTGCCCTGTCGGAGGGCACCGACAAGCACTCCGCCGAGGAGTTCGCCGCCGAGCTGGAGCGCTGCGGCGCCACCCTCGACGCCCACGCCGACCACCCCGGCCTGCGGGTCTCCCTGGAGGTCCCGGCCTCCCGGCTGCCCAAGGCGCTCGCCCTGCTCGCCGAGGCCCTGAGCGCGCCCGCCTTCGCCGACAGCGAGGTCGACCGCCTGGTGCGCAACCGGCTCGACGAGATCCCGCACGAGCTGGCCAACCCGCAGCGCCGCGCCGCCAAGGAGCTCTCCAAGGAGCTGTTCCCGGCCGCGCTGCGGATGTCCCGCCCGCGCCAGGGAACCGAGGACACGGTCGCGCGGATCGACTCCGGTGCCGTACGCGCCTTCTACGAGGCCCACGTACGCCCCTCCACCGCCACCGCGGTGGTCGTCGGCGACCTGACCGGCATCGACCTGGACGCCCTGCTGGCGGACACCCTGGGCGCCTGGACCGGCGACACCGCCCCGGCCCGCCCGGTGCAGCCGGTGACGGCCGACGACACGGGCCGCGTGGTCATCGTGGACCGGCCCGGCGCCGTCCAGACGCAGCTGCTGATCGGCCGGATCGGCCCGGACCGGCACGACATCGTCTGGGCCCCGCAGGTCCTCGGCACCTACTGCCTCGGCGGCACCCTCACCTCCCGCCTGGACAAGGTGCTGCGCGAGGAGAAGGGCTACACCTACGGCGTGCGCGCCTTCGGGCAGGTGCTGCGCTCGACCGCCGACGGCAAGGGCGCCTCGATGCTCGCCATCAGCGGTTCGGTGGACACCCCCAACACGGGTCCGGCGCTGGAGGACCTGTGGAAGGTGCTGCGGACCCTCGCGGAGGGCGGCCTGACCGACGCCGAGCGGGACGTGGCGGTGCAGAACCTGGTGGGCGTGGCCCCGCTGAAGTTCGAGACGGCCGCCTCCGTCGCCGGCACGCTCGCCGACCAGGTGGAGCAGGAGCTGCCGGACGACTACCAGGCGCGGCTGTACGCGCGGCTGGCCGAAACCGGTACGGCGGAGGCCACTTCGGCCGTGGTGAACGCCTTCCCGGTGGACCGTCTGGTCACCATCCTGGTGGGCGACGCCGCGCAGATCGAGGAGCCCGTCCTGGCCCTCGGGATCGGTGAGGTCACCGTCGTCTCCAACTGA
- a CDS encoding M16 family metallopeptidase, which yields MGHTATAQAGSGGLTATEHRLANGLRVVLSEDHLTPVAAVCLWYDVGSRHEVKGRTGLAHLFEHLMFQGSASVPGNGHFELVQGAGGSLNGTTSFERTNYFETMPAHQLELALWLEADRMGSLLAALDDESMENQRDVVKNERRQRYDNVPYGTAFEKLTALAYPEGHPYHHTPIGSMADLDAASLEDARDFFRTYYAPNNAVLSVVGDIDPERTLAWIEKYFGTIPAHDGKQPPRDGSLPETMGGQLREEIVEEVPARALMAAYRLPHDGTRECDAADVALTVLGGGESSRLHNRLVRRDQTAVAAGFGMLRLAGAPSLGWLDVKTSSGVEVPAIEAAVDEELARFAAEGPTAEEMERAQAQLEREWLDRLGTVAGRADELCRFAVLFGDPQLALTAVQRVLDVTAEEVQAVAAARLRPDNRAVLVYEPLAGAEAHETEQHDENEGAEQ from the coding sequence ATGGGTCACACGGCCACAGCTCAGGCCGGCTCCGGCGGCCTGACAGCGACCGAGCACCGGCTGGCCAACGGCCTGCGCGTGGTGCTGTCCGAGGACCACCTCACTCCGGTCGCCGCCGTCTGCCTCTGGTACGACGTCGGCTCGCGCCACGAAGTCAAGGGGCGGACCGGTCTGGCTCACCTCTTCGAGCACCTGATGTTCCAGGGTTCGGCGAGCGTACCGGGCAACGGGCACTTCGAGCTCGTCCAGGGCGCCGGTGGCTCGCTGAACGGCACCACCAGCTTCGAGCGCACCAACTACTTCGAGACCATGCCGGCCCACCAGCTGGAGCTCGCCCTGTGGCTGGAGGCGGACCGCATGGGCTCGCTGCTGGCCGCCCTGGACGACGAGTCCATGGAGAACCAGCGCGACGTGGTCAAGAACGAGCGCCGCCAGCGGTACGACAACGTCCCCTACGGCACCGCGTTCGAGAAGCTGACCGCCCTCGCCTACCCGGAGGGCCACCCGTACCACCACACCCCGATCGGCTCGATGGCCGACCTGGACGCGGCGTCCCTGGAGGACGCGCGCGACTTCTTCCGTACGTACTACGCGCCCAACAACGCCGTGCTGTCGGTCGTCGGCGACATCGACCCGGAGCGGACCCTCGCCTGGATCGAGAAGTACTTCGGCACCATCCCGGCGCACGACGGCAAGCAGCCGCCGCGCGACGGCTCGCTCCCGGAGACCATGGGCGGGCAGCTGCGCGAGGAGATCGTCGAGGAGGTCCCGGCGCGTGCGCTGATGGCCGCCTACCGCCTGCCGCACGACGGCACCCGCGAGTGCGACGCCGCCGACGTGGCGCTGACCGTGCTGGGCGGCGGTGAGTCCTCGCGCCTGCACAACCGCCTGGTACGCCGTGACCAGACGGCCGTGGCGGCCGGGTTCGGCATGCTGCGCCTGGCCGGCGCGCCCTCGCTGGGCTGGCTGGACGTCAAGACCTCCAGCGGCGTCGAGGTGCCCGCCATCGAGGCGGCCGTCGACGAGGAGCTCGCGCGGTTCGCCGCCGAGGGCCCGACGGCCGAGGAGATGGAGCGCGCGCAGGCGCAGCTGGAGCGCGAGTGGCTGGACCGGCTCGGCACCGTGGCCGGCCGCGCCGACGAACTGTGCCGCTTCGCGGTGCTGTTCGGCGACCCCCAGCTCGCCCTGACCGCCGTCCAGCGGGTGCTGGACGTCACCGCCGAGGAGGTGCAGGCCGTGGCCGCGGCCAGGCTGCGCCCCGACAACCGCGCGGTGCTGGTCTACGAGCCGCTGGCCGGCGCCGAGGCCCACGAGACCGAGCAGCACGACGAGAACGAGGGGGCGGAGCAGTGA
- a CDS encoding DNA topoisomerase IV subunit A produces MARRSTKTPPPEDFEEKILDIDVVDEMQGSFLEYAYSVIYSRALPDARDGLKPVHRRIVYQMNEMGLRPDRGYVKCARVVGEVMGKLHPHGDQSIYDALVRMAQPFSMRLPLVDGHGNFGSLGNDDPPAAMRYTECKMADATSLMTESIDEDTVDFAANYDGQEREPVALPAAYPNLLVNGASGIAVGMATNMPPHNLGEVIAAARHLIRYPEADLEALMRFVPGPDLPTGGRIVGLSGIKDAYESGRGTFKIRATVAVEDVTPRRKGLVVTELPFTVGPEKVIAKIKDLVGSKKLQGIADVKDLTDRSHGLRLVIEIKNGFHPEAVLEQLYKLTPMEESFGINNVALVDGQPLTMGLKELLEVYLDHRFEVVRRRSEFRRGKRRDRLHLVEGLLVALLDIDEVIRIIRDSDNSAQAKERLMERFSLSDVQTQYILDTPLRRLTRFDRIELESERDRLTGEIDELTGILESDSALRKLVSAELASVAKKFGTERRTVLLESAGTSVAAVPLEVADDPCRVLLSSTGLLARTANADPLPVEEGGARAKHDVVVSQVAATARADIGVVTSYGRLLRLAVIDLPQLPDTAAAPNLAGGAPVSEFLSGLEADETVVCLLSLDESSQGLALGTEQGVVKRVVPDYPANKEELEVITLKEGDRIVGAVELRTGEEDLVFITDDAQLLRYPAGQVRPQGRPAGGMAGIKLSENAKVIHFSAVDPARDALVFTVAGSHGTLDDSVRSGKLTPFDQYPRKGRATGGVRCQRFLKGEDLLTLAWAGNAPVRAAAKNGSPAELPAPDPRRDGSGAALPADVESLAGAAL; encoded by the coding sequence ATGGCCCGCCGCAGCACGAAGACCCCGCCGCCGGAGGATTTCGAGGAGAAGATCCTCGACATCGACGTCGTCGACGAAATGCAGGGCTCCTTCCTCGAGTACGCGTACTCGGTGATCTACTCCCGCGCCCTGCCCGACGCCCGCGACGGCCTGAAGCCGGTGCACCGGCGCATCGTCTACCAGATGAACGAGATGGGCCTGCGGCCCGACCGGGGCTACGTCAAGTGCGCCCGCGTCGTCGGCGAGGTCATGGGCAAGCTCCACCCGCACGGCGACCAGTCGATCTACGACGCCCTCGTGCGCATGGCCCAGCCCTTCTCGATGCGGCTCCCGCTGGTCGACGGCCACGGCAACTTCGGCTCGCTCGGCAACGACGACCCGCCGGCCGCGATGCGCTACACCGAGTGCAAGATGGCCGACGCCACGTCGCTGATGACGGAGTCGATCGACGAGGACACCGTCGACTTCGCCGCCAACTACGACGGCCAGGAGCGCGAGCCCGTCGCCCTGCCGGCGGCCTACCCGAACCTCCTCGTCAACGGCGCCTCCGGCATCGCGGTCGGCATGGCCACCAACATGCCCCCGCACAACCTGGGCGAGGTCATCGCGGCCGCCCGCCACCTGATCCGGTACCCGGAGGCGGACCTGGAGGCGCTGATGCGCTTCGTGCCGGGTCCGGACCTGCCGACCGGCGGCCGGATCGTGGGCCTGTCCGGGATCAAGGACGCCTACGAGAGCGGCCGGGGCACCTTCAAGATCCGCGCGACCGTGGCCGTGGAGGACGTGACCCCGCGCCGCAAGGGCCTGGTCGTCACCGAACTGCCCTTCACGGTGGGTCCCGAGAAGGTCATCGCGAAGATCAAGGACCTCGTCGGCTCGAAGAAGCTCCAGGGCATCGCCGACGTCAAGGACCTCACGGACCGCTCGCACGGCCTGCGCCTGGTCATCGAGATCAAGAACGGCTTCCACCCCGAGGCCGTCCTGGAGCAGCTGTACAAGCTGACGCCGATGGAGGAGTCCTTCGGCATCAACAACGTCGCGCTGGTCGACGGGCAGCCGCTGACGATGGGCCTCAAGGAGCTGCTGGAGGTCTACCTCGACCACCGCTTCGAGGTCGTGCGCCGGCGCAGCGAGTTCCGCCGGGGCAAGCGCCGCGACCGGCTGCACCTGGTCGAGGGCCTGCTCGTGGCCCTGCTCGACATCGACGAGGTCATCCGGATCATCCGCGACAGCGACAACTCCGCGCAGGCCAAGGAGCGCCTGATGGAGCGCTTCTCGCTGAGCGACGTCCAGACGCAGTACATCCTGGACACCCCGCTGCGCCGCCTCACCCGCTTCGACCGGATCGAGCTGGAGTCCGAGCGCGACCGGCTGACCGGCGAGATCGACGAGCTGACCGGGATCCTGGAGTCGGACTCGGCGCTGCGCAAGCTGGTATCCGCGGAACTGGCCTCGGTGGCGAAGAAGTTCGGCACCGAGCGGCGCACCGTGCTGCTGGAGTCGGCGGGCACCTCGGTGGCGGCCGTCCCCCTGGAGGTCGCCGACGACCCGTGCCGGGTGCTGCTGTCCTCCACGGGCCTGCTGGCCCGTACCGCGAACGCCGACCCGCTCCCCGTCGAGGAGGGCGGCGCCCGCGCGAAGCACGACGTGGTCGTCTCGCAGGTCGCGGCGACCGCCCGGGCCGACATCGGCGTCGTCACCTCGTACGGCCGTCTGCTGCGGCTCGCGGTGATCGACCTGCCGCAGCTGCCGGACACGGCGGCGGCGCCGAACCTGGCGGGCGGCGCCCCGGTCTCGGAGTTCCTCTCCGGGCTGGAGGCCGACGAGACGGTGGTCTGCCTGCTCTCCCTGGACGAGTCCTCGCAGGGCCTGGCCCTGGGCACCGAGCAGGGCGTGGTCAAGCGGGTCGTGCCCGACTACCCGGCGAACAAGGAAGAGCTGGAGGTCATCACCCTCAAGGAGGGCGACCGGATCGTCGGCGCGGTCGAGCTGCGCACGGGCGAGGAGGACCTGGTCTTCATCACCGACGACGCCCAGCTGCTGCGCTACCCGGCGGGCCAGGTGCGCCCCCAGGGCCGCCCGGCGGGCGGTATGGCGGGCATCAAGCTCTCCGAGAACGCCAAGGTGATCCACTTCTCGGCGGTGGACCCGGCCCGGGACGCCCTGGTGTTCACGGTGGCGGGCTCCCACGGCACGCTGGACGACTCGGTGCGCTCCGGCAAGCTGACCCCGTTCGACCAGTACCCGCGCAAGGGCCGGGCCACCGGCGGCGTGCGCTGCCAGCGGTTCCTGAAGGGCGAGGACCTGCTGACGCTGGCCTGGGCGGGCAACGCCCCGGTCCGCGCGGCCGCGAAGAACGGCTCCCCGGCCGAACTGCCGGCCCCGGACCCGCGCCGCGACGGCTCGGGCGCCGCGCTGCCGGCCGACGTCGAGTCGCTGGCGGGGGCCGCGCTGTAG